GGCCCGCGCCGCCGACCGCGCCGGCATCCAGTGGCGCACCCTCAACGCCAGCAAGGGCCCGGCGGTGCGCGCCACGCGCTGCCAGGCCGACCGCCGGCTGTACAAGGCCGCGGTGCGCCAGGCGCTCGAGGCCCAGCCGAATCTGGACCTGTTCCAGTCCGAAGTTGCCGATCTCATCGTCGAGCACGGGCGCGCGGCCGGCGTGGTGACGCAGGCGGGGCTGAAGTTCCACGCCGCCAGCGTGGTGCTGACCGTCGGTACCTTCCTTGCCGGCCGCATCCACGTCGGCCTGACGAATTACGCCGGCGGCCGCGC
This Nevskiales bacterium DNA region includes the following protein-coding sequences:
- a CDS encoding FAD-dependent oxidoreductase; the protein is MQAHSYDVIVVGGGHAGTEAALAAARLGARTLLVTQSLETLGQMSCNPAIGGIGKGHLVREIDALGGLMARAADRAGIQWRTLNASKGPAVRATRCQADRRLYKAAVRQALEAQPNLDLFQSEVADLIVEHGRAAGVVTQAGLKFHAASVVLTVGTFLAGRIHVGLTNYAGGRA